The sequence CAGACCACATTTCTCCCGGCAGCTCGCACGATGTTGGCGATGGGCGCGTACGGCGCGTTCCCACGGCGTCTGGCAGCCGTGCATCCGCGCTTCCTGGTGCCGACCTACAGCACGATCGTGGCCGGTGCCATCACCGGCATCTTCTACACAGTCGTCAGCCTGCTCTCCGAGCACACCCTTCTCGACACCATCGCGGCACTCGGCATCATGATCTGCTGGTACTACGGAATCACCGCCTTCGCCTGCGTCTGGTTCTTCCGCCGCGAATTGTTCACCAGCACCCGCAACGCGGTGTTCAAATTCTTGTTCCCCCTGTTGGGCGGCATCATGCTCACCGCGGTCTTCGTGATCTCGGTACGCGAGAGCATGGACCCCGACAACGGCAGTGGTGCATCAATCTTCGGGATCGGGCTCGTCTTCTACATGGGGTTCGGACTCCTCGCGCTCGGTCTCGTCCTGATGTTCGTGATGCGTGCGTTGTCACCCGACTTCTTCGCCGGCCGTACTCTCCGCCGCGACACACCGGCGCTGGTCGACGAGAGCGCCCTGATCCAGAAATGACCCGAGCCCAGGGTGGCGGACAGCCCGGGCACGCAACGCTGGGACACTGACCCGATGACGAACCATGATCTCGGACGCACCCTCCGCTGGGAAGGCCGCACTGTCAGCTGGGACCGCCTCGGCGCTGGACCTGCGCTGGTGTTCCTGCACGGGACACCTTGGTCATCGGCCCTGTGGCGTCCGTATGCCGAGGCATTGGCGGCACGGTTCACCGTCCATCTGTGGGACATGCCCGGATACGGAACATCCTCGAAGGCGGACGACCATCGGGTCGACCTGGAAACCCAGGGTGCGCTGTTTGCGCATCTCCTGGACGTGTGGGATCTCGACAAGCCACATGTCATCGCCCACGACTTCGGCGGCGCGGTCGCGCTGCGGACCCGCCTGCTCCACGGCCACCGATACGCATCTCTGTGTCTGATCGACGTGGTGGCGCTGCGACCGTGGGGGTCGCCCTTCTTCAGGCTCGTCCAGCAGCATTCGGACGTCTTCGAGCAGTTGCCTCCGGCAGTCCATCGCGGCGCGGTCGAGGCCTACATCCGCGGGGCAAGCCACCGAGGCCTCCGCGACGACGAACTCGAGATGCTCGTCCGGCCGTGGACAGATGCCCGTGGACAGGCCGCCTTCTATCGGCAGATCGCCCAGGCGGATGAGAAATACACCGAGGAGATCGAGCCGCTGTACGGGGCCATCGACGAACCGACGCACATCATCTGGGGAACGGAGGACACCTGGATACCGGTAGATCGTGCCCACCGGTTGGCTGCATCGATTCCGCACGCCACGCCGACGCTCATCCCAGGCGCCGGCCATCTGATCCAACTCGACGCACCGGCACAACTCTCCGCCGAATTGATCCGATGGAGAGAGGCGGTGCGATAGCACGAGCGAGCGAACAGATTTGTCCAGATATGACTGTGGCCCCGAATTGCTTCGGGGGCCACAGTCTGAGTTGTGTTCGGCGGTGTCCTACTCTCCCACACTGATTAGGGTGCAGTACCATTGGCGCTGGAGGGCTTAGCTTCCGGGTTCGGAATGGGACCGGGCGTTTCCCCTCCGCTATGGCCGCCGTAACTTTATGAAACCCACACACAACACTGCTCGGGTTTGTTTAACCACATTTTGTTGTGTGTTGTTTCAGAAGTGTCATAGTGGATGCGAACTCAATTCGAGATGAATGAGTGTTGTTAGTAAGTCCTCGGCCGATTAGTACCAGTCACCTGCATACATTGCTGTACTTCCAGTTCTGGCCTATCAACCCCATGGTCTGTGGGGGGCCTTACCCCCTCTAAGGGGGTGAGAAACCTCATCTTGGAACAGGCTTCCCGCTTAGATGCTTTCAGCGGTTATCCCTTCCGAACGTAGCTAACCAGCGGTGCCCTTGGTAGGACAACTGGCACACCAGAGGTTCGTCCGTCCCGGTCCTCTCGTACTAGGGACAGGTTTCCTCAAGTTTCTGACGCGCGCGGCGGATAGAGACCGAACTGTCTCACGACGTTCTAAACCCAGCTCGCGTGCCGCTTTAATGGGCGAACAGCCCAACCCTTGGGACCTACTCCAGCCCCAGGATGCGACGAGCCGACATCGAGGTGCCAAACCATCCCGTCGATATGGACTCTTGGGGAAGATCAGCCTGTTATCCCCGGGGTACCTTTTATCCGTTGAGCGACACCGCTTCCACTTGCCGGTGCCGGATCACTAGTCCCGACTTTCGTCCCTGCTCGACATGTACGTCTCACAGTCAAGCTCCCTTGTGCACTTACACTCAACACCTGATTGCCAACCAGGCTGAGGGAACCTTTGGGCGCCTCCGTTACATTTTGGGAGGCAACCGCCCCAGTTAAACTACCCACCAGGCACTGTCCCTGAACCCGATCAGGGTCCGAGGTTAGAAGTCCAATACGATCAGAGTGGTATTTCAACAACGACTCCACCCACACTAGCGTGCGGGTTTCACAGTCTCCCACCTATCCTACACAAACCGAACCGAACACCAATACCAAGCTATAGTGAAGGTCCCGGGGTCTTTTCGTCCTGCCGCGCGTAACGAGCATCTTTACTCGTACTGCAATTTCGCCGAGTCTGTGGTTGAGACAGCAGAGAAGTCGTTACGCCATTCGTGCAGGTCGGAACTTACCCGACAAGGAATTTCGCTACCTTAGGATGGTTATAGTTACCACCGCCGTTTACTGGGGCTTAAATTCTCAGCTTCGCACCCCGAAGGGCACTAACCGGTCCTCTTAACCTTCCAGCACCGGGCAGGCGTCAGTCCGTATACATCGTCTTACGACTTCGCACGGACCTGTGTTTTTAGTAAACAGTCGCTTCTCTCTGGTCTCTGCGACCACACCCAGCTCACAGAGTAAATCTGATCACCAGACATGGTCCCCCTTCTCCCGAAGTTACGGGGGCATTTTGCCGAGTTCCTTAACCACAGTTCTCTCGATCGCCTTAGTATTCTCTACCTGACCACCTGTGTTGGTTTGGGGTACGGGCCGTGTACCAACTCGCTAGAGGCTTTTCTCGGCAGCATAGGATCATGGAATTCGCCTCAACGGCTACGCATCACCTCTCAGACACATGCTGTGCGGATTTACCTACACAACGTCCTACAGGCTTACACCAGTATTACCACTGACTGGCCCCACTACCTTCCTGCGTCACCCCATCGCTTGCCTACTACCAGCCAAGGTCCCATGCAGCCGGCTCACGTTTCCCGAAGGAAATCGATCACCATTTGGATGGTTAGTACAGCTGATTCAGCATGGACGCGGATACACGGGTACGGGAATATCAACCCGTTGTCCATCGACTACGCCTGTCGGCCTCGCCTTAGGTCCCGACTCACCCTGGGCGGATTAGCCTGGCCCAGGAACCCTTGGTCATCCGGCGGCAGAGTTTCTCACTCTGCTTTCGCTACTCATGCCTGCATTCTCACTCCCACACCCTCCACACCTAGCTCACGCCGGTGCTTCCAGGGATGCAGGACGCTCCCCTACCCACCCCACCCACTACACAACCCTCCGTAGAAGATTGCGGATGTCATGGTGGAGTGCCGCGGCTTCGGCGGTGTACTTGAGCCCCGCTACATTGTCGGCGCAGGATCACTTGACCAGTGAGCTATTACGCACTCTTTCAAGGGTGGCTGCTTCTAAGCCAACCTCCTGGTTGTCTCTGCGATCCCACATCCTTTTCCACTTAGTACACGCTTAGGGGCCTTAGCCGGCGATCTGGGCTGTTTCCCTCTCGACTACGAACCTTATCGCCCGCAGTCTCACTGCCACACTCTCACTTACCGGCATTCGGAGTTTGGCTGACGTCAGTAACCTGATAGGGCCCATCGGCCATCCAGTAGCTCTACCTCCGGTAAGAAACATGCAACGCTGCACCTAAATGCATTTCGGGGAGAACCAGCTATCACGGAGTTTGATTGGCCTTTCACCCCTACCCACAGCTCATCCCCTCAGTTTTCAACCTAAGTGGGTTCGGGCCTCCACGACGTCTTACCGACGCTTCACCCTGGCCATGGGTAGATCACTCCGCTTCGGGTCTAGACCCGGCGACTCCACGCCCTATTCAGACTCGCTTTCGCTACGGCTACCCCACACGGGTTAACCTTGCCACCGAGCACTAACTCGCAGGCTCATTCTTCAAAAGGCACGCCATCACCCACCCACCGAAATGGCGCAGGCTTTGACGGATTGTAAGCGTCCGGTTTCAGGTACTATTTCACTCCCCTCCCGGGGTACTTTTCACCTTTCCCTCACGGTACTTGTCCGCTATCGGTCACCAGGAAGTATTCAGGCTTACCGGGTGGTCCCGGCAGATTCACAGCAGATTCCACGAGCCCGCTGCTACTTGGGCATCCATCAAGCAAGACCACATGTTTTCAGCTACCGGACTCTCACCGTCTACGGCAGACCATTCCAGGCCACTTCACCTAACACGCAGTTTTATCACTCACCCCCAGCACGGCAGCACTGAGAAGATGAACCCCACAACCCCACACACACAACCCCTGCCAGGTATCACATGCGCATGGTTTAGCCTCCTCCGCTTTCGCTCGCCACTACTCACGGAATCACAATTGTTTTCTCTTCCTATGGGTACTGAGATGTTTCACTTCCCCACGTTCCCTCCACACCCGCTATACATTCACAGGTGGGTAACACGACATCACTCGTGCTGGGTTTCCCCATTCGGACACCCTCGGATCACAGCTCGTTTGACAACTCCCCGAGGACTATCGCGGCCTACCACGTCCTTCATCGGCTCCTGGTGCCAAGGCATCCACCGAACGCCCTTAAACACTTACAACAACACCTACAAACCACCCCCACACCACCAACCCACCCCACAAGGGCAGACCAGCCAGCGAGGATCGAATGTAGACATCACCTCAAAAATCTCACATTCAACCACAAACACCGAAGTGTTCATGACAAATAAAGATGCTCGCATCCACTATGCACTTCTCAAACAACACACACCCACACCCGGCCACCCCTCCAGCCCCCACCACAGGAACCATCAACAGAACAACCCGCAACATGAGCAGAGACAACACCATGTGTTCCCTCAGAACCCCGATAGTGTGCTGATAACACGCCGACCTCACGACCGACGACCACCCAACAACCAACCACAACGGCCGGCCACCAAGCTGTCTGATGTTTCACCCTCGAACACACACACGCCGCAGAACAGACGCCCACGAAACATGTGATGTTGTGTGCTCCTTAGAAAGGAGGTGATCCAGCCGCACCTTCCGGTACGGCTACCTTGTTACGACTTCGTCCCAATCGCCGATCCCACCTTCGACGGCTCCCTCCACAAGGGTTAGGCCACCGGCTTCGGGTGTTACCGACTTTCATGACGTGACGGGCGGTGTGTACAAGGCCCGGGAACGTATTCACCGCAGCGTTGCTGATCTGCGATTACTAGCGACTCCGACTTCATGGGGTCGAGTTGCAGACCCCAATCCGAACTGAGACTGGCTTTAAGGGATTCGCTCCACCTCACGGTCTCGCAGCCCTCTGTACCAGCCATTGTAGCATGTGTGAAGCCCTGGACATAAGGGGCATGATGACTTGACGTCATCCCCACCTTCCTCCGAGTTGACCCCGGCAGTCTCCTGCAAGTCCCCGGCATAACCCGCTGGCAATACAGGACAAGGGTTGCGCTCGTTGCGGGACTTAACCCAACATCTCACGACACGAGCTGACGACAGCCATGCACCACCTGTACACCAACCACAAGGGAACGACTATCTCTAGCCGCGTCTGGTGTATGTCAAACCCAGGTAAGGTTCTTCGCGTTGCATCGAATTAATCCACATGCTCCGCCGCTTGTGCGGGCCCCCGTCAATTCCTTTGAGTTTTAGCCTTGCGGCCGTACTCCCCAGGCGGGGTACTTAATGCGTTAGCTACGGCACGGATCCCGTGAAAAGGAACCCACACCTAGTACCCACCGTTTACGGCGTGGACTACCAGGGTATCTAATCCTGTTCGCTACCCACGCTTTCGCTCCTCAGCGTCAGTTACTACCCAGAGACCCGCCTTCGCCACCGGTGTTCCTCCTGATATCTGCGCATTTCACCGCTACACCAGGAATTCCAGTCTCCCCTGTAGTACTCAAGTCTGCCCGTATCGCCTGCACGCCTACAATTGAGTTGCAGAATTTCACAGACGACGCGACAAACCGCCTACGAGCTCTTTACGCCCAGTAATTCCGGACAACGCTCGCACCCTACGTATTACCGCGGCTGCTGGCACGTAGTTGGCCGGTGCTTCTTCTCCAGGTACCGTCACTCACGCTTCGTCCCTGGTGAAAGAGGTTTACAACCCGAAGGCCGTCATCCCTCACGCGGCGTCGCTGCATCAGGCTTCCGCCCATTGTGCAATATTCCCCACTGCTGCCTCCCGTAGGAGTCTGGGCCGTGTCTCAGTCCCAGTGTGGCCGATCACCCTCTCAGGTCGGCTACCCGTCGTCGCCTTGGTAGGCCATTACCCCACCAACAAGCTGATAGGCCGCGGGCCCATCCCCAACCGCAAAAGCTTTCCACCAGAAGTCATGCAACAACTGGTCATATCCGGTATTAGACCCAGTTTCCCAGGCTTATCCCAAAGTTGGGGGCAGATCACCCACGTGTTACTCACCCGTTCGCCACTCGAGTACCCCCGAAGGGGCCTTTCCGTTCGACTTGCATGTGTTAAGCACGCCGCCAGCGTTCGTCCTGAGCCAGGATCAAACTCTCCATGAAAACCTATCGAAAAACCGGAAACCGGCAATTCAACACAATCTCAGCCAGAGAGACAAAAACCTGACCAAACAAAAACTAGCAACACCTACCCCACAGGGCAGATGCCACAAAAAAAATACATCTCATATCCACAAACATGGACACACGATGCCAAACAAATGGCATCAGACAATTCATCAACACACTATCGAGTTCTCAAAGAACACACACCCACCGGCACTACCCCTTGCGGAGCGCTCACCTGCGAGCTTTACGTTCTGTTAGGAATTGTTGTCCGTCTCCGGCGCAACTCTTCCAGCCTACCAGACGCTCTTCGCGGCCCGCAACTCTCGGTCGTGGTCCGATCGGGAGTGTCTGGCAGTCCCGAGATCTCCCACCAGGCGCATGAAGCGTCCCGGTTGATTTCTCGGGGGCGGTCAGTGCAGAAACCGGTTTCCCTTCCCCGTTTCCCTCTTTCGAGGCTGTCCGGGGCGGCGCCGTGTCGCTCTGACTTGAAGAAAGTTACGCAGGTTCGGCGCCAGGGTCAAATCGCCTGTTCAGCCCGTGCCGCGTGATGCGTTGTCGCAGGTCAATGCGCCTCGACTCGTGAGCACGCCGGCCAAAATGCTCGTTTGGGACGCCCGTACCCAAGTGTGATCTGCGCCATTCAGCGCGTACCGGTGGACGCTCGGAGCGCGTGGAGAAGCGGTTATCGCAGTTCACGGCCGTTTCGGGCGTGCAACCGCGGCAGTTCCGGACGCAGAGATCTGCCCTCGGCCCCAGTTGACGACGCTGCCGCGCCGACGTGCCTGCAGCATCAGTACTGCAGCATCAGTACTACTGCAGGCTCCCGACGGGCGCCGGCGATGCCAGGTCACAGGGAGCGAGCGGTCCGAAACCCGTCGGGAACCGTGCCTGTCGATGGCGCGGTGCTCCGAGCGCTGCCACCGCAGGTCACGGCGACGACAGCAGGTCACTGCCGCGATGCCGGCTCAGGGCAATCGGAAACCCCAGGGCAACTCGAGTCGGTGCCGAGCGAGGAGCACGTCGTCGGACAGCAACTGGCCGGTGGGCCCGTCCGCCACGATGGCACCGGCGTCCATGATCACCACCCGGTCACATAGTTGCGCCGCATACGGCAGGTCGTGGGTCACGATCACCATGGTGGTGGTGAGCTGCTGAAGGGTCTCTACGAGCTCCCGACGCGCGACCGGATCCAGGTTCGCCGAGGGCTCGTCGAGGACGAGGATGTCGGGGTCACACGCCAGAACGGTCGCGAGGGCGCCCCTCCGACGCTCGCCACCGGACAGCTGCGACGGTCCGCGGGCGGCCCTGTCGGTCATGCCGACTTCCGCGAGCGCCGTCGAAACCCGCTCCGCGAGTTGCGGTTCGGTGACACCGAAGTTGGCGGGCCCGAACGCGACGTCTTCGGCGAGGGTGGGCATGAACAGCTGATCGTCCGGATCCTGGAAGACGAGCCCGACCTCGCGCCGGACGTCACGCACCGTCGCCGACGTGATGGTCCGGCCGTTGATCGCCACCTGTCCCGACGTGGCCCGCAGGACTCCGTTGAGGTGAAGCATCAGCGTTGTCTTCCCCGCGCCGTTGGGTCCGAGGAGACCGATCCGCTCCCCCGCGGCCACCCGCAAGGTGACGTCGCGCAGGGCGACGCGGCCATCGGGATAGGCAAAACCCAGATTCTCGATCACGATCGCGTCCGAAGCGGTCACTTCCGCCGCCACCTGCGACCGATCGTCGCCGCGCGTCACGTCGCCACCACCCGGGCGCACACAGCGACCGCCACCGCGATCAGTGCCGGCGAGGTCGTCCCCAGCCACCATCTCCAGGTGGCGCTGCGGACGGTGGCGATACCCGGCATCTCCGGCATCTCCGGCATCCGACCGTCGAATCCCCGTGACAACATCGCGACGTGCACCCGCTCCCCTCGCTCGTAGCTGCGCAGGAACAACGCGCCGACGCCTGTCGCGGTCGCGGCCGCCTGATGGAGCGCGCGCGGTGAGTCACCGCGGGATTCGCGAGCGATCCGACCGCGACGCGCCTCGGCGGACAACAGGTCGACATACCGCAGCATCATCACGAGGATCTGCGCGATCGTCCGAGGTATACCGAGGCGGCCCAGACCGATCGGCAGTTCGTTCGCAGGTGTGGTCGCGGCGAAGGTGACCGATGCGGCGACCCCGAGGGTGCCTTTCACCAGGATCCCCCAGGCGGCGAACAGCCCGGGCACCGACAGCGACAGACCGCAGATCGGCACGCGCTCGCCCCCCTCGGAGAACGGGAGCAACACGGCGAGCACCACGAAGGGGAGCTCGATCAGCATTCGCGGAAGAACCCAGCGGACCGGAAGCCGCGCGATACACCAGATCGCGACGATCGCCGCGGTGTACACGGCGTAGGGCCAGAACATCTCTCGGGGCGTGGCCACGACTGCGAAGACGAAGATGACGAGGCAGACGAGCTTGGCCTCCACCGGAGCCCGGTGTACCGGAGAGACCCCGGCGCGATACAGCGGATGTGTGTGACCGGCACCCACCGGTCAGCGTCCGCGTCGCCGGTTCGCGATCACCCAGAACACGGCACTCGCGAGCGCCAGGGTGACCAGGACACCGATGACACCGGCGACACCGGTGGTGCGACCGACACCGAACCATGAATAGTCGGCGAGCGGCGACGACGCCATCGCGTGATCGGTGGCGTGCTGCGCGATACAGGAACCGCGCAACTGCTCGCCTCCGGCGTTCTCCACCAGCACACATCCTCGCTGCGTCGCCGAATCCAATCCGTCCGGAGACGAGCTCGCCGCATACGAGACGATCCCCGCGATGAACAGTGCGACCACGCCGAAGGTCACCAGGAACGCACGCCGGCCAGGTCCGGTGCGCGTCGCCGCCGGGACGTCCTTGCCCGACTCCTGGTCACCTGAGCTCATCGCGACACCTCGACGGCGGCGGGTACGGCGGGCCGGGTGACCCGCAGCAGGTACACCAGATCGGGACGTGAACGAGCCACCGACATGACGGTCGCGGCGGTGATGACACCCTCCCCGACACCGATCAGCGCGTGGGTACCCCACAGGTACCCGGCGACCGTGCCCAGCGAGGTGGTCGCCGCACCGCCCAGCGCATATTCGATGACGAATCCGCTTGCGGCGGCGACAGTCCCGCACACCGAAGCGACGAAGGCCGCGACACCGAGCGCCCGTACCCCACGAAGCGTCGACCTGATCACCCGGTAGCTCGTCAGCGCCACGGCGAAACCGACCGCCGTCCCCAGCAGCGCCATGTTCGTGATGTTGGCCCCGAGAGCGGTCACGCCACCGTCGGCGAAGAGGAGCGCCTGCACGACCAGCACGATGGACACACAGAGTGCACCCGTGTACGGCCCCACCAGAATCGCCGCGAGGGTGCCACCGAGGAGGTGCCCGCTGACGCCGGGCAGGATCGGGAAGTTGACCATCTGTACGGCGAAGACGAATGCCGCGACCAGGCCCGCCATCGGCACCGTCTTGTCGTCGAGTTCGGATCGGGCACGCCACGCGCAGAGTGCGACGCCGGCCAGCGCCACCGCACCGAAGACCAGTGAGACGGGGGCGTCGATGATGCCGTCGCTCATGTGCATGGCGACTGCCGTCTCCTGCGGCGTGGTCGTCGAGTGCATAGGAGAACGGTAAGGGGACCCATCTCATCTGTCCACTTGTTCAGAAGATGAGATGGCGAGCCTGTTGATCAGTCGTGACCAGCGCCGATCCAGTGCAGCAGCTCGTGCACGGTGTTGTCGACGAGTCGGTAGCTGACCGATCGCCCCATCCGCGTGGCCTCCACCCACCCCTGCTGACGGAGCACGCGGAGCGCTTGTGACACAGCGGTTTCGGTGCGACCGACGGCAACCGCGAGGTCACCGACGATGATGCCCGGCCGGCGATGGAGCACGATGAGGATCTCCAGACGGTGCGGGTCCGAGAGCAGGTCGAACCTGGTCGCCCACTGGGCGATGTCGACGTCGCCGGACCCGCCGGACGCGACTTCGTCGACATCGACAGGCCCCGGTCCGAACCGTCGATGCTCGGGCCGCCCGGCCATGGTCAGTCTCCGACCCGCTCGATCTGGCCACCGAGACTGCGGAGGTTCTCCACGAACCGCGGATATCCCCGATCGATGTGCTCGACGTCGTGGACCTCGGTCACCCCGTCGGCCACCAATCCCGCCAGCACCAGACCGGCACCGGCGCGGATGTCCGAACACCACACCGGGGCGCTCGACAGTCGTTCGATCCCGCGGAGCACCGCGTGATGCCCGTCGGTCCGGGCATCGGCACCCAATCTGACCATCTCCTCGACAAAGCGGAACCGTGCCTCGAACACGTTCTCGGTGATCACCGACATCCCCTCGGCGATCGCCGCCATCCCGATCGCCATCGGTTGCAGATCGGTGGGGAAACCCGGGAACGGCAGGGTGGACACGTTGACCGCGATCGGGCGGCGATCCTGGCGGACGCGGAAGCCGTCGACGAACCGGTCCAC is a genomic window of Gordonia sp. SID5947 containing:
- a CDS encoding alpha/beta fold hydrolase, translating into MTNHDLGRTLRWEGRTVSWDRLGAGPALVFLHGTPWSSALWRPYAEALAARFTVHLWDMPGYGTSSKADDHRVDLETQGALFAHLLDVWDLDKPHVIAHDFGGAVALRTRLLHGHRYASLCLIDVVALRPWGSPFFRLVQQHSDVFEQLPPAVHRGAVEAYIRGASHRGLRDDELEMLVRPWTDARGQAAFYRQIAQADEKYTEEIEPLYGAIDEPTHIIWGTEDTWIPVDRAHRLAASIPHATPTLIPGAGHLIQLDAPAQLSAELIRWREAVR
- a CDS encoding ABC transporter ATP-binding protein, which gives rise to MTRGDDRSQVAAEVTASDAIVIENLGFAYPDGRVALRDVTLRVAAGERIGLLGPNGAGKTTLMLHLNGVLRATSGQVAINGRTITSATVRDVRREVGLVFQDPDDQLFMPTLAEDVAFGPANFGVTEPQLAERVSTALAEVGMTDRAARGPSQLSGGERRRGALATVLACDPDILVLDEPSANLDPVARRELVETLQQLTTTMVIVTHDLPYAAQLCDRVVIMDAGAIVADGPTGQLLSDDVLLARHRLELPWGFRLP
- the cbiQ gene encoding cobalt ECF transporter T component CbiQ, which produces MGAGHTHPLYRAGVSPVHRAPVEAKLVCLVIFVFAVVATPREMFWPYAVYTAAIVAIWCIARLPVRWVLPRMLIELPFVVLAVLLPFSEGGERVPICGLSLSVPGLFAAWGILVKGTLGVAASVTFAATTPANELPIGLGRLGIPRTIAQILVMMLRYVDLLSAEARRGRIARESRGDSPRALHQAAATATGVGALFLRSYERGERVHVAMLSRGFDGRMPEMPEMPGIATVRSATWRWWLGTTSPALIAVAVAVCARVVAT
- a CDS encoding PDGLE domain-containing protein, producing MSSGDQESGKDVPAATRTGPGRRAFLVTFGVVALFIAGIVSYAASSSPDGLDSATQRGCVLVENAGGEQLRGSCIAQHATDHAMASSPLADYSWFGVGRTTGVAGVIGVLVTLALASAVFWVIANRRRGR
- a CDS encoding energy-coupling factor ABC transporter permease, which translates into the protein MHSTTTPQETAVAMHMSDGIIDAPVSLVFGAVALAGVALCAWRARSELDDKTVPMAGLVAAFVFAVQMVNFPILPGVSGHLLGGTLAAILVGPYTGALCVSIVLVVQALLFADGGVTALGANITNMALLGTAVGFAVALTSYRVIRSTLRGVRALGVAAFVASVCGTVAAASGFVIEYALGGAATTSLGTVAGYLWGTHALIGVGEGVITAATVMSVARSRPDLVYLLRVTRPAVPAAVEVSR
- a CDS encoding metalloregulator ArsR/SmtB family transcription factor, with protein sequence MAGRPEHRRFGPGPVDVDEVASGGSGDVDIAQWATRFDLLSDPHRLEILIVLHRRPGIIVGDLAVAVGRTETAVSQALRVLRQQGWVEATRMGRSVSYRLVDNTVHELLHWIGAGHD